Proteins from one Cryptomeria japonica chromosome 4, Sugi_1.0, whole genome shotgun sequence genomic window:
- the LOC131065434 gene encoding receptor kinase-like protein Xa21 yields MKIMMITLLLFFSALPAHTIEHSYHSDEQALMGFKAFPLLDPFNSLLDWSPNHTTCNWTGVICSSRRQRVVSLNLTGMGLLGPISPFLGNLSFLRVLDLSINNLEGHIPYQIGKLFRLRMLELSRNNLEGPIPSSLGDCRSLQSLNLSFNNLSGSIPSEFSLLSNLDTMALGINKLTGVIPAFLGNLSLLSAIKLPENKLQGGIPSELGMLSRLNWLSLHTNNLTGPIPIAISNCTRLQMLQLYQNHLSGPIPWEFGRLSKLQAVYLWGNQLTGKIPTSVGNWTQLQVLYLERNKLSGTVPLEFGKMQQLRRFVLWQNHFVSGSSGLSIITALTNCSSLETLDLGLNYLTGILPTSVGRLSNSLYFLALNVNEIGGNIPEEIGNLTNLATVTLEVNRFNGTVPFTLGKLPNLERLYLDANNLQGKIPESFGLAKRLGSLSISQNMLSGQIPDSLGDLPQLRRLELHHNQLSGKIPASLGNCEALEMVDFTHNKLTGNIPPEVAGLQNIQLYFNVSSNLLEGSILEMSKMVMALAIDLSHNNFSGSIPSVLESCKELEYLNLSKNAFEGRIPESLANLQNLQYMDLSCNNLSGTIPEAFQKMKMLQHLNLSSNQLTGEVPKAGAFAKLDASEIKGNLGLCGGWINLPPCSHSHHKQPSVSKKVIIPIVVGVAILFISLVLVAFSYICRRSNAPALKIWPPKISYQELVDATSGFSDQNLLGIGSFGSVYKGILNDGTNIAVKVLKLQDEHDHQSFSRECNILKRVRHKNVIKIISACSNLDFKALILPLMSNGSLERWLYPSEGDRCRLNLSDRIRIAMEIAEGMAYLHHYCFVQVIHCDLKPSNVLLGDDMSSYIADFGISRLIFDNSMDSLTSTDALKGSIGYIAPEYGIGGNLTTKGDVYSYGILVLELLTRKKPTDDMFSKGLNLQKWAEMNFPNRITDLVDNCFLTDVHESEKSMAMECLIQSVQIGLFCTRESPQERPNMIEIVERLNTIKTTFLGMPKTIQLPVDISPFLDNRKGINMDGWSTSTS; encoded by the exons ATGAAGATTATGATGATCACTCTGCTACTCTTTTTCTCTGCACTGCCTGCTCATACGATTGAGCATTCTTATCATTCTGATGAACAAGCTCTCATGGGTTTCAAGGCTTTTCCCCTTTTGGATCCATTTAATTCCTTGCTCGATTGGTCTCCCAATCACACCACCTGCAATTGGACTGGTGTTATCTGCTCTTCTCGCCGACAGCGTGTGGTTTCCCTGAATCTCACAGGTATGGGATTACTTGGTCCAATCTCTCCCTTTCTGGGAAATCTTTCCTTCCTTAGAGTACTTGATCTCTCTATTAATAACTTAGAGGGCCATATTCCATACCAAATCGGAAAGCTTTTTCGCTTGAGAATGCTCGAGTTGTCTCGTAACAATTTGGAAGGTCCCATTCCATCCTCTCTAGGAGACTGTCGTTCCTTACAATCTCTTAACCTGtcgtttaacaatttaagtggaagCATTCCCTCTGAATTTAGTCTTCTTTCAAATTTAGATACCATGGCATTAGGAATAAACAAATTGACAGGCGTTATCCCAGCTTTCTTAGGAAACTTGTCCCTTTTATCTGCCATAAAATTGCCCGAAAATAAACTCCAAGGTGGCATTCCTTCTGAGTTGGGTATGCTTAGTAGACTAAATTGGCTTAGTCTTCACACCAACAACTTAACAGGGCCGATCCCCATAGCCATTTCCAATTGCACCCGTCTACAAATGTTGCAGCTATATCAAAACCACTTGAGCGGCCCAATTCCATGGGAGTTTGGAAGGCTATCAAAGTTGCAAGCAGTGTATTTGTGGGGAAACCAACTCACTGGGAAAATACCCACCTCAGTGGGTAACTGGACTCAGCTGCAAGTGCTCTATTTGGAGCGCAACAAACTGAGCGGCACAGTGCCCCTGGAATTTGGTAAAATGCAGCAGCTGAGACGGTTTGTTTTGTGGCAAAATCATTTTGTGAGTGGAAGCAGTGGATTATCTATTATAACAGCGTTAACTAATTGCTCCAGCTTGGAAACTCTTGATTTGGGACTTAATTATCTCACTGGCATCTTGCCCACATCAGTTGGGCGCCTATCAAATTCACTGTATTTTCTAGCATTGAACGTAAATGAAATTGGGGGAAACATTCCAGAGGAGATTGGTAATCTCACAAACTTGGCAACAGTAACCCTAGAAGTAAACCGATTCAATGGGACCGTTCCATTTACACTTGGTAAACTTCCAAATCTGGAGAGGTTATATCTGGATGCAAACAATTTACAAGGAAAGATTCCAGAAAGTTTTGGCCTAGCAAAAAGGCTTGGATCGTTATCAATCAGTCAGAACATGCTTTCAGGGCAAATTCCAGATAGTCTGGGCGACCTTCCACAATTACGAAGACTTGAACTTCATCACAATCAGCTGTCTGGGAAAATACCAGCTAGTTTAGGAAATTGTGAGGCGTTGGAAATGGTGGACTTTACCCACAACAAACTAACAGGAAATATACCTCCTGAAGTTGCAGGTCTTCAGAATATTCAGTTATATTTCAATGTGTCCAGTAATTTATTGGAGGGCTCTATTTTGGAAATGAGCAAAATGGTTATGGCTTTAGCTATAGATTTATCCCACAACAACTTCTCTGGCAGCATTCCAAGTGTACTAGAAAGTTGCAAGGAGTTAGAATAtttaaatctttcaaagaatgcaTTTGAGGGTCGAATTCCAGAATCACTGGCAAATCTGCAAAATCTTCAGTACATGGATCTTTCTTGCAATAATTTGTCAGGTACAATACCTGAAGCTTTCCAAAAGATGAAAATGCTCCAGCATCTCAATCTCTCTTCAAACCAGTTAACTGGAGAGGTCCCAAAGGCAGGAGCTTTTGCAAAACTTGATGCCTCGGAAATTAAGGGAAATCTTGGCCTCTGCGGTGGATGGATTAACTTGCCGCCATGCTCTCATTCCCATCACAAACAGCCATCAGTCTCCAAAAAGGTGATAATTCCTATTGTAGTTGGTGTTGCAATTCtgttcatatctcttgtattggtAGCATTCTCCTATATATGCAGACGTTCCAACGCCCCTGCTCTCAAAATATGGCCTCCAAAAATTTCATATCAAGAACTTGTAGATGCAACTAGTGGGTTCAGTGATCAAAATCTTCTAGGAATTGGCAGTTTTGGGTCAGTTTATAAAGGGATTTTAAATGATGGCACAAATATTGCTGTTAAAGTTCTCAAGTTGCAAGATGAACATGATCATCAAAGTTTCAGTAGAGAATGCAATATATTAAAGAGAGTTCGACATAAGAATGTAATTAAAATCATTTCAGCATGCTCCAACCTTGATTTTAAGGCCTTAATTCTTCCACTCATGTCAAATGGAAGTTTAGAGAGATGGTTGTATCCTTCGGAAGGGGATAGATGCAGATTAAATTTGAGTGATCGAATAAGGATAGCAATGGAGATAGCAGAAGGAATGGCATATCTTCACCATTATTGCTTTGTTCAAGTGATTCACTGTGACCTCAAGCCCAGCAATGTCTTAttaggagatgacatgagttcaTATATAGCTGATTTTGGCATTTCCAGACTTATTTTCGACAATTCCATGGATTCTTTGACTTCTACAGATGCACTTAAAGGATCTATTGGTTACATTGCACCAG AGTATGGAATAGGTGGAAATCTTACTACAAAAGGAGATGTATATAGTTATGGAATTTTAGTTTTAGAGTTGTTGACAAGGAAGAAACCAACAGATGATATGTTCAGTAAAGGACTTAATCTACAAAAATGGGCAGAAATGAACTTTCCAAATAGAATCACAGATTTAGTGGATAATTGTTTCCTTACAGATGTTCATGAATCTGAGAAATCAATGGCAATGGAATGCCTTATTCAATCTGTACAAATTGGTTTATTTTGTACAAGGGAATCACCTCAAGAGCGTCCTAATATGATAGAGATAGTTGAGAGATTAAATACAATCAAAACTACATTTCTTGGTATGCCAAAAACTATTCAATTACCAGTAGATATTTCACCTTTTCTGGACAATAGAAAAGGTATAAATATGGATGGCTGGTCTACATCTACGTCCTAG